Proteins from one Arsenophonus apicola genomic window:
- the mnmE gene encoding tRNA uridine-5-carboxymethylaminomethyl(34) synthesis GTPase MnmE produces MYTNDTIIAQATPPGRGGVGILRISGPKVIQVARIVLGKLPQPRYADYLPFYDSNGKVMDQGIALYFPAPNSFTGEDVLELQGHGGPVIIDLLLKRILAIGEIRIANPGEFSERAFLNDKMDLAQAEAIADLIDASTEQAARSAVNSLQGVFSQQIYEMVEALTNLRIYVEAAIDFPDEEIDFLSDGKIEAKLNEVIAHLDSVRSQAYQGSLLREGMKVVIAGRPNAGKSSLLNALSGREAAIVTDIAGTTRDVLREHIHIDGMPLHIIDTAGLREATDEVERIGIERAWQEIEQADHILFMVDSTTTQATKPEQIWPEFIARLPKSLPITVIRNKVDITDEPIAITKVGDYSLICLSAYLKEGIDLLRQHLKESIGFNQHIEGGFLARRRHIQALNIAAEHLQQGYQQLVVAHSGELLAEELRLTQQALSEITGEFSSDDLLGRIFSSFCIGK; encoded by the coding sequence GTGTTGGTATTTTGCGAATATCTGGGCCAAAAGTTATTCAAGTTGCCCGCATTGTTTTAGGTAAATTACCTCAGCCACGCTATGCCGATTACCTTCCTTTCTATGATAGTAATGGTAAAGTGATGGATCAGGGAATAGCCCTCTATTTTCCCGCCCCCAACTCATTTACTGGTGAAGATGTTCTTGAATTGCAAGGACATGGTGGTCCGGTAATTATTGATTTATTACTTAAGCGGATTTTAGCGATCGGTGAAATCCGTATTGCCAATCCAGGTGAATTTTCTGAACGCGCTTTTCTTAATGACAAAATGGATTTAGCTCAGGCAGAAGCGATTGCTGATCTAATCGATGCGAGTACTGAACAGGCAGCGCGTTCAGCGGTAAATTCTTTACAAGGTGTTTTTTCGCAACAGATCTATGAAATGGTGGAAGCGCTTACTAACTTGCGTATTTACGTTGAAGCGGCAATTGATTTTCCCGATGAAGAGATTGATTTTTTATCGGATGGCAAGATAGAAGCAAAATTGAATGAGGTGATAGCCCATTTAGATAGTGTGCGTTCACAAGCTTACCAAGGCAGCTTATTACGAGAAGGCATGAAAGTTGTGATTGCTGGACGACCGAATGCCGGTAAATCTAGCTTATTAAACGCACTATCTGGCCGTGAAGCGGCAATTGTAACGGATATTGCTGGTACAACCCGAGATGTATTACGTGAACATATTCATATTGATGGTATGCCATTGCATATTATTGATACGGCTGGTTTGCGTGAAGCAACAGATGAAGTTGAGAGGATAGGTATTGAACGAGCTTGGCAGGAAATAGAGCAAGCTGATCATATTTTATTTATGGTGGATAGCACGACGACACAGGCAACTAAACCGGAGCAGATTTGGCCAGAATTTATAGCGCGATTGCCGAAGTCTTTACCTATTACGGTCATTAGAAATAAAGTAGATATAACTGATGAACCAATAGCGATAACAAAAGTTGGTGATTACTCACTTATATGTCTTTCAGCTTATTTAAAAGAGGGTATTGATTTATTACGTCAACATTTGAAAGAAAGCATTGGATTTAATCAGCATATTGAAGGGGGATTCTTAGCCAGACGCCGTCATATTCAAGCGCTTAATATCGCAGCTGAACATTTACAGCAAGGTTATCAACAGTTAGTGGTTGCTCATTCAGGCGAGTTATTAGCAGAAGAACTCCGTTTGACTCAACAAGCATTGAGTGAAATTACAGGAGAATTTAGCTCTGATGATTTATTAGGTCGTATTTTTTCCAGTTTCTGTATTGGTAAGTAA